From Nymphalis io chromosome 29, ilAglIoxx1.1, whole genome shotgun sequence:
CGTGGGAACTTGGGTTGCTTGGTTTGTCAACATTTATGAAACCCGACTTCACATATTCAGATATCGAGCGCTTTAAAGGCGAACTACCGAAAGACAGCGGTGTGTAGTGGTTAGTTCGGACGTTGAGGCGATCGAAGTTCTTCAATAACAAAGGCCAGTACGCGGTATCAAGCTTAGTTACACTTTCAGATGGTTCGATTTTAAAGTCTCCTAGCTTTTGAAATGCACCCAGAGTCACTGCTTCCTTTCCTTCcttatttttcttctttttcttctcCGAAAATACCTCGGTACCTGATTGCAATACATCAGTCATCTTTGATGATAAAAGATTTTAGACAACGAACTAATGAGATTAACTCATGAAAAGTGAACAAATTTTGTTGACCAGTCCCGCTTTGTGGatagactatatattattaatcaacaCGTGCAGCGCATGAGGTTAGCTTCATGGGGCGCCGTGTGACAAGTGACAGAtgcattatgtttatattacagagtaaaaacataataaagtttataaatttcgTCTTAaaacctttaattttattttcgtgaTTTGAATCATCAATTCACATCATCAATCAATACTTTAAGTAAAAGAATAATCAATTACGAAAGAGATCATTctgatttttaaaaacttatttaagataaagataagataagataaagataatttatttaagatacgTGAGAAATATCTATGTTGTTTAATATTCATCAAAACATTATTAAGTACTGAAAATGTAGACAAATGGAACGAAAGAGAactatttaaaagtttcaataattaatatttcgcaTGAGTGCCTACACAAAAACTATTGTTGTCAACTGTCACAACACTCACAAGTCAAAACTGTCAAGTGAGAACCGACGCTACAAGCGGcgtgcttatttttttaaaatacttgcttatttttaattttaatgttataaccCTTAAACATAATGGCGGGAGTTTTATTCGAAGATATATTTAACGTTAAAGACATGGACCCTGAAGGCAAAAAGTTCGATCGTGTTAGTCGATTACATTGTGAATCAGAGTCATTTAAAATGGACCTCATATTAGATATAAATTCTTGGATTTATCCCATGGAGTTAGGTGATAAGTTCAGGCTGGTGCTGGCGACGACGCTAAGGGAGAATGGTTATCCTGATGGAGGTGAATGGAATCCTCTAGAAACAGAGGGTAACAGAGCGGACAGTTTCGAATATGTTATGTATGGAAAGGTTTATAGGTTAGTTGCATTATTACAAATACCACATCGCTTATTCTTTACAGATTTAATACTACTATGTCAAATCAGAAGTATGTCTGCTATTTactttcatacaaaattatctAGTGtgcttatatatattgatacttAAATcacttattaacttttttttttctataggataggaaggcggacggcatatgggccacctaatggtaagtggccacgaacgcccatagacataggcattgtaagaaatgttaaccatcgcttacatcaccaatgcgccaccaaccttgggaactaagat
This genomic window contains:
- the LOC126779670 gene encoding DNA-directed RNA polymerases I, II, and III subunit RPABC3, which gives rise to MAGVLFEDIFNVKDMDPEGKKFDRVSRLHCESESFKMDLILDINSWIYPMELGDKFRLVLATTLRENGYPDGGEWNPLETEGNRADSFEYVMYGKVYRIDGDEVAMEPASRLSAYVSFGGLLMRLQGDANNLHGFEVDQHMYLLMKKLAF